A region from the Vicia villosa cultivar HV-30 ecotype Madison, WI linkage group LG3, Vvil1.0, whole genome shotgun sequence genome encodes:
- the LOC131657922 gene encoding uncharacterized mitochondrial protein AtMg00310-like has translation MIVKRMLNAFWWGGGSNSKGICWMAWDRLACSKKDGGLGFRNFRAFNMAMMAKQGWFILSHPQSLVSKFFKARYFPKTSFFETNLGSNPSFVWRSIWKARDVLMLGCRWSIGDGRQIKVMQKPWIRGKDERYVSGPQQHGIYNMVVKDVLLPNVKTVEYEVDSRAV, from the coding sequence ATGATAGTGAAGAGAATGTTGAATGCTTTTTGGTGGGGTGGAGGTTCTAACAGTAAGGGTATTTGTTGGATGGCGTGGGACCGTTTAGCTTGTTCTAAGAAGGACGGAGGTCTTGGTTTCAGAAATTTTAGAGCTTTTAATATGGCTATGATGGCTAAGCAAGGATGGTTTATTTTGAGTCACCCGCAATCTTTAGTGTCCAAATTCTTCAAAGCAAGGTACTTCCCAAAAACATCTTTCTTTGAAACTAATCTTGGTTCTAATCCTAGTTTTGTATGGAGGAGTATTTGGAAAGCTAGAGATGTTCTTATGCTCGGTTGTAGGTGGAGTATAGGTGACGGTAGGCAGATTAAGGTTATGCAGAAACCTTGGATTCGGGGAAAAGATGAGAGGTATGTTTCGGGACCACAACAACATGGTATCTATAATATGGTGGTTAAAGATGTGTTGTTGCCAAATGTAAAAACAGTGGAATATGAGGTTGATTCGAGAGCTGTTTGA
- the LOC131655497 gene encoding uncharacterized protein LOC131655497 — MESVCLKCGDVGFIEAIVFCNKCEACALHRYCLDGPVIFTDEVIWFCEDCEPKQISQKTKLASLANYRIQTRRKLKHCVKRLKERNQQHKRKIKEKGKNGKVKSGMHNISHEQETESKNECEPVPSNSPNSNVVPESIQISQVTVTDDLIPLEVHVDAQPIAEPIWRGNLLFCDKSKTTGTVKLLAHLSSLASPKVLEEVDLFPEVLSADLLPRSAVWPTSFKKKGPTDKSIALYFFPVNESVFDKLVDDIIRTEEAVRVVTENAVLLIFPSTLLPIQHQRFQSKHYLWGVFKKKQTSLEANDAVS, encoded by the exons Atg GAGAGTGTTTGTCTCAAGTGTGGCGATGTAGGTTTTATCGAGGCTATAGTTTTTTGCAACAAGTGTGAGGCTTGTGCTCTTCACAG GTACTGTTTAGATGGACCTGTGATTTTTACTGATGAAGTTATATGGTTTTGTGAGGATTGTGAACCAAAGCAAATATCGCAAAAAACTAAATTGGCAAGTTTGGCCAATTACAGAATCCAAACCCGAAGAAAACTGAAACATTGTGTAAAGAGACTGAAGGAAAGAAATCAACAGCACAAAAGGAAGATTAAAGAGAAGGGGAAGAACGGAAAAGTTAAATCTGGCATGCATAATATCAGCCATGAACAAGAAACTGAATCTAAAAATGAGTGTGAACCAGTTCCATCAAATTCACCAAATAGCAACGTTGTTCCTGAATCTATTCAAATCTCTCAAGTTACTGTCACTGATGATTTAATTCCTTTGGAAGTTCATGTTGATGCACAACCGATTGCAGAACCAATATGGAG GGGAAACTTGCTCTTCTGTGATAAAAGTAAAACTACCGGTACTGTCAAACTTCTGGCCCATTTGTCCAGTTTAGCATCCCCCAAAGTTCTGGAGGAGGTTGATCTTTTCCCAGAAGTGCTTTCCGCTGATTTGCTTCCCAGATCTGCGGTGTGGCCTACTAGCTTCAAGAAGAAAGGACCAACTGATAAGAGCATTGCTCTTTATTTCTTTCCTGTAAATGAAAG TGTCTTTGATAAGCTGGTTGATGATATCATTCGGACTGAAGAGGCCGTAAGAGTTGTGACCGAAAATGCAGTGCTTTTAATTTTTCCTTCCACCTTGCTTCCAATCCAACATCAGA GGTTTCAATCCAAACATTACTTGTGGGGTGTCTTCAAGAAAAAGCAAACTTCACTCGAGGCAAATGATGCTGTGAGCTGA
- the LOC131655498 gene encoding amino acid permease 3-like, translating to METISSQPNSNSEYLDDDGRPRRTGTIWTTSSHIITAVIGSGVLSLAWAIAQLGWIAGPTVMILFSFITLYTSSMLTECYRYGDPLFGKRNYTYVDAVQNILGRYHYTVCGLVQYICLCCSATGYTIGAAISMMEIRKTRCLHKSGGKDPCLFSSNPYMIGFGVIQIFTSQIPEFHETWLLSVVAAIMSFAYSIIGCFLAIYQVAVNGTFKGTIIGGSSGNVSTTDKVWGIFQALGNIAFAYSYSQILIEIQDTIKNPPSEVKTMKKATNLSIFVTTAFYMLCGCMGYAAFGEQAPGNLLTGFSLYNPSWVIDLANATIVIHLVGTYQIYAQPVYAFVEKWAAKRWPKTKVNFRVFRGYNLNLFRLVWRTLFVIIATFVAMLIPFFNDVLGFIGAIGFWPLTVYYPVEMYILQKKIPKWSRKWIWLEIINLVCLIVSVLAALGSTASIVVDLKKYRPFVTDY from the exons ATGGAAACTATCTCTTCACAACCTAACTCTAACTCCGAATACTTGGACGATGATGGCCGTCCTAGAAGAACAG GAACCATTTGGACAACAAGCTCTCATATAATAACAGCTGTGATTGGATCTGGAGTACTGTCTTTAGCATGGGCTATAGCACAATTGGGTTGGATTGCTGGTCCTACTGTCATGATACTTTTCAGCTTCATCACTCTGTATACTTCATCAATGTTAACTGAATGTTATCGTTATGGTGATCCTCTTTTTGGGAAAAGAAACTATACTTACGTTGATGCAGTTCAAAACATTCTTG GCAGGTACCATTACACAGTTTGTGGATTAGTTCAGTACATATGTCTTTGCTGCAGTGCAACAGGATACACAATTGGAGCTGCCATTAGCATGAT GGAAATAAGAAAGACTAGATGCCTTCATAAATCAGGAGGAAAAGATCCATGTCTGTTTTCAAGCAATCCATACATGATCGGTTTTGGAGTAATTCAAATTTTCACTTCTCAAATTCCAGAGTTTCATGAAACATGGTTGCTCTCGGTAGTAGCAGCAATCATGTCTTTCGCCTATTCCATAATCGGCTGCTTTCTCGCAATCTACCAAGTTGCAG TAAACGGTACATTCAAGGGTACTATAATCGGAGGAAGCAGTGGAAATGTGTCAACAACAGATAAAGTATGGGGAATTTTCCAAGCTCTTGGTAACATAGCCTTTGCTTACTCGTACTCTCAAATTCTCATTGAAATTCAG GACACCATAAAAAATCCACCGTCCGAAGTGAAAACAATGAAGAAGGCGACAAACTTGAGTATTTTTGTGACTACAGCTTTTTACATGCTTTGTGGTTGCATGGGCTATGCTGCATTTGGAGAACAAGCACCAGGGAACTTGCTCACTGGATTCAGTTTGTATAATCCATCTTGGGTCATTGATTTAGCGAATGCCACGATCGTAATTCATCTTGTTGGAACATACCAAATATATGCTCAACCTGTGTATGCCTTTGTGGAGAAATGGGCGGCGAAAAGATGGCCTAAAACAAAAGTGAATTTCAGAGTTTTTCGAGGTTACAATCTAAACCTATTTAGATTAGTTTGGAGAACATTGTTTGTGATCATAGCGACTTTTGTTGCAATGTTGATTCCTTTTTTCAATGATGTTCTGGGATTTATTGGAGCTATAGGGTTTTGGCCGTTAACGGTTTATTATCCGGTGGAGATGTATATCTTGCAGAAGAAGATTCCAAAATGGAGTAGGAAATGGATTTGGTTGGAAATCATAAATCTTGTATGTCTTATTGTATCGGTATTGGCTGCACTTGGCTCAACTGCTAGCATTGTGGTTGACCTAAAGAAATACAGGCCATTCGTCACAGATTATTGA
- the LOC131661090 gene encoding amino acid permease 3-like isoform X1, with protein MFKEDPEANPSHYVDGVSSELDPKYFDDDGRPKRTGTIWTTSSHIITAVIGSGVLSLAWAVAQLGWIAGPIAMILFSLVTLYTSSMLAECYRYGDPIYGKRSYTFVDAVRNILGGIQYKVCGTIQYLYLYGSAIGYSIAAPISMMEMKRSRCLHKSGGKDACSFSTNPYMIGFGILEIFVSQIPEFHETWWLSVIAAVMSFVYSIIGVFLVTAQVAANGTVKGTLTGGGAEIVSTTKKVWGIFQAIGNIAFAYSYSQILIEIQDTIRNPPSEVKTMKAATVLSVAVTTSFYMLCGCMGYAAFGEQAPGNLLTGFGMYNPSWVIDVANIAVIIHLVGAYQVYVQPVFAFIEKGAAKKWPQTKVEHKIFSGYNLNLFRIVWRTIFVIVTTFVAMLIPFFNDVLGFLGAVGFWPLTVFFPVEMYIVQKQIPKWSSKWIVMEIISLLCFIASAVAALGSIASIANDLKTYKAFSS; from the exons ATGTTTAAAGAAGACCCCGAAGCAAACCCGAGCCATTACGTAGATGGTGTCTCTTCAGAACTCGATCCTAAATACTTCGACGACGATGGCCGTCCTAAAAGAACAG GAACCATTTGGACGACAAGCTCTCATATAATAACAGCCGTGATAGGATCGGGAGTACTATCTTTAGCATGGGCGGTAGCACAATTAGGTTGGATTGCTGGTCCTATCGCGATGATCCTTTTCAGCTTAGTCACTCTGTATACTTCATCAATGCTAGCTGAATGTTATCGTTATGGCGATCCCATTTATGGAAAGAGAAGCTATACGTTTGTCGACGCAGTTCGTAACATTCTTG GCGGGATCCAGTACAAAGTTTGTGGAACAATTCAGTATTTATATCTGTATGGCAGTGCAATAGGATACTCAATTGCAGCTCCCATTAGCATGAT GGAAATGAAAAGATCTAGGTGTCTCCATAAATCAGGAGGAAAAGATGCATGTAGCTTTTCAACGAACCCATACATGATCGGATTTGGAATTTTAGAAATTTTCGTTTCTCAAATTCCAGAGTTTCATGAAACATGGTGGCTCTCAGTAATAGCAGCAGTTATGTCTTTCGTATATTCCATAATCGGCGTCTTTCTCGTAACCGCCCAAGTTGCAG CAAACGGTACCGTCAAGGGTACTCTCACTGGAGGTGGCGCTGAAATTGTGTCAACAACAAAAAAAGTATGGGGAATTTTCCAAGCTATTGGTAACATAGCATTTGCTTATTCCTACTCTCAAATTCTCATTGAAATTCAG GATACCATAAGAAATCCACCATCCGAAGTAAAAACAATGAAGGCGGCGACAGTTTTAAGTGTTGCAGTGACTACATCATTTTATATGCTTTGTGGCTGCATGGGCTATGCTGCATTTGGAGAACAAGCACCAGGGAATTTGCTCACTGGATTTGGTATGTACAATCCATCTTGGGTCATCGATGTAGCAAATATCGCCGTAATAATTCACCTTGTTGGAGCATACCAAGTATATGTTCAACCTGTCTTTGCCTTCATAGAGAAAGGGGCAGCAAAAAAATGGCCCCAAACAAAAGTGGAACACAAAATTTTCAGTGGGTACAATTTAAATCTATTTAGAATAGTTTGGAGGACAATATTTGTAATCGTAACTACTTTTGTTGCAATGCTGATTCCTTTCTTTAATGACGTTCTGGGATTTCTTGGAGCAGTGGGGTTTTGGCCTTTAACAGTTTTTTTTCCAGTGGAGATGTATATTGTGCAGAAGCAGATCCCAAAATGGAGTTCTAAATGGATTGTGATGGAAATCATAAGTCTTTTATGCTTTATCGCATCAGCTGTGGCTGCTCTTGGCTCAATCGCCAGTATTGCGAATGACCTAAAGACTTACAAGGCATTCAGTTCCTGA
- the LOC131661090 gene encoding amino acid permease 3-like isoform X2 codes for MILFSLVTLYTSSMLAECYRYGDPIYGKRSYTFVDAVRNILGGIQYKVCGTIQYLYLYGSAIGYSIAAPISMMEMKRSRCLHKSGGKDACSFSTNPYMIGFGILEIFVSQIPEFHETWWLSVIAAVMSFVYSIIGVFLVTAQVAANGTVKGTLTGGGAEIVSTTKKVWGIFQAIGNIAFAYSYSQILIEIQDTIRNPPSEVKTMKAATVLSVAVTTSFYMLCGCMGYAAFGEQAPGNLLTGFGMYNPSWVIDVANIAVIIHLVGAYQVYVQPVFAFIEKGAAKKWPQTKVEHKIFSGYNLNLFRIVWRTIFVIVTTFVAMLIPFFNDVLGFLGAVGFWPLTVFFPVEMYIVQKQIPKWSSKWIVMEIISLLCFIASAVAALGSIASIANDLKTYKAFSS; via the exons ATGATCCTTTTCAGCTTAGTCACTCTGTATACTTCATCAATGCTAGCTGAATGTTATCGTTATGGCGATCCCATTTATGGAAAGAGAAGCTATACGTTTGTCGACGCAGTTCGTAACATTCTTG GCGGGATCCAGTACAAAGTTTGTGGAACAATTCAGTATTTATATCTGTATGGCAGTGCAATAGGATACTCAATTGCAGCTCCCATTAGCATGAT GGAAATGAAAAGATCTAGGTGTCTCCATAAATCAGGAGGAAAAGATGCATGTAGCTTTTCAACGAACCCATACATGATCGGATTTGGAATTTTAGAAATTTTCGTTTCTCAAATTCCAGAGTTTCATGAAACATGGTGGCTCTCAGTAATAGCAGCAGTTATGTCTTTCGTATATTCCATAATCGGCGTCTTTCTCGTAACCGCCCAAGTTGCAG CAAACGGTACCGTCAAGGGTACTCTCACTGGAGGTGGCGCTGAAATTGTGTCAACAACAAAAAAAGTATGGGGAATTTTCCAAGCTATTGGTAACATAGCATTTGCTTATTCCTACTCTCAAATTCTCATTGAAATTCAG GATACCATAAGAAATCCACCATCCGAAGTAAAAACAATGAAGGCGGCGACAGTTTTAAGTGTTGCAGTGACTACATCATTTTATATGCTTTGTGGCTGCATGGGCTATGCTGCATTTGGAGAACAAGCACCAGGGAATTTGCTCACTGGATTTGGTATGTACAATCCATCTTGGGTCATCGATGTAGCAAATATCGCCGTAATAATTCACCTTGTTGGAGCATACCAAGTATATGTTCAACCTGTCTTTGCCTTCATAGAGAAAGGGGCAGCAAAAAAATGGCCCCAAACAAAAGTGGAACACAAAATTTTCAGTGGGTACAATTTAAATCTATTTAGAATAGTTTGGAGGACAATATTTGTAATCGTAACTACTTTTGTTGCAATGCTGATTCCTTTCTTTAATGACGTTCTGGGATTTCTTGGAGCAGTGGGGTTTTGGCCTTTAACAGTTTTTTTTCCAGTGGAGATGTATATTGTGCAGAAGCAGATCCCAAAATGGAGTTCTAAATGGATTGTGATGGAAATCATAAGTCTTTTATGCTTTATCGCATCAGCTGTGGCTGCTCTTGGCTCAATCGCCAGTATTGCGAATGACCTAAAGACTTACAAGGCATTCAGTTCCTGA